AGCCGGCACCTTTCTTTTAGGCGAGTTGGGGCGGAGGTCTTTTGGCACTGTCATTCAGGGCCCTGCCACGATGAACCTGGCCCCGAAGGCTGCGTCCACGGACGGCACCTGATCCTGCGCCCCTCGGCTCCCTGGAGCATCGCCCGGCAGCTCCCCCGCGCACCCACCCACCCAAACGCGTAGAGTAGAACAAGACGCCTGATTCTGGACGCCGTGCTGCTGAGGGAGACATCGTGACGATTGACTGGGACGAAAAGAAAGCTCTGCTACAGGAACCGAACATCGCTGCCGTTACGCAGCTTTGCGACGAACTGATGGAGAAGAAGCCAGGATCCACCGTCCCGTACATCGACCCCGTCCACGACGAAGACGAATGCCGGATCATCAGCCTTCAGGTCAGCCCCGGCAAGGGCACCGAATCCGGCTTTGTATCGCACAACAACGACGACGAAGCCGCCCACCGCGCCACCTCCATCTACGAGCTGGCGGAACTCGACCCCCGCTACGTGATGCCCTGGAATGCCTACCCCTGGGTGCGCGATCCGGAACTGCCCTCAGCCCTCAACGTCCAGGAAAAGACGGACGGCCTCCGGCCCTTCCGGCAGTTCCTCAAGATCAACCGGCGCGTGTCCGCCGTCATCGCCCACGGCACCGATGCCGCAGCGTTCCTCACGCTCTTCGAGAAGACCTACCACTCCTCGCTGAAGAACCACGGCATCAAGATCTACAAGGCCAGCGCCCTCGGCGGCCGCGCCTTCGCAGTCTCAGCGAACAAGCAGGAGGAACTGCTCAGCAAGAGCGTGGACGTCTACAAAGACGCCATGCAGCGCGCCGGTATCCAGCACCTTTAGCTCCGCTGCTTCAACGGAATGCCCGACGGCGGTCCTCCCCGCCACTTCCGGCATACCCTTCGAGGAGGGTCACCCCACCAGCAGCCGCCTCCGGTGCTTCAGCTCCTTGACCCACGCCCTGGTGACCATATCCGGGAAGAGCGAGCCGCCGCCGTCGTGCGTTGAAGGGGTTGGCGTTGAAGCGGTTAGCGTCAAATGTCGACCAGCCACAGCGAAGACAGTTCCCGCCTCCAGATCGGCGATCAGCGGGCCGGATGCCTTCAGCGCCAGCTCCACCGCCTGTTCCGCCGAACGCCCGGTGAGGCCAAGCCCCGCAGCCCAGGCCAGAAAATGCTTCCGTGAGATGCCGCTCCGCTTACCGTCGAGCGTCAGGGCAAGCGTCTTATCCCCGTAAACCACTGTGGAGGGGATGTCGTACACAGGGGCGATGCCCCATTCCCCCGACGGCTGCTGGACCATGGAAACATTCTTGGCGTGCAGATCGCCGTTGCCGCTCAGCCAGGCGAATGCCGCCTGGATCGCCAGGTTCCGCAGCGCCGGCAGCGGCGCCGCACAGTACTCCGCCAGCGCATGGCACACCTGCCCGTACCCCACGTTGTACTTGTCCGCCGGGTACAGCCCCAGCACCTGCGCCCCGTCCTCGACGGCGAGCCGCTGCACGGCGTCCGGCGCTCCGCCCGCCCCTCCAGCCCCGGACGGAGCATTTTTCGGCACGGGCACCCGGTCGAAGCGCTCCACGAGCAGCCCCGGCCGGCCGGCGACATCGCGGATCAGCTGCACGCGGCTCAACGGAATCCGCAGCCTGGCCGCATAGCGGAACATTGCGAACTCGTTCTCCACCACATGCGGGAACTCGGGCGCGTTGAGCTTGAGGATGAACCGCCGTCCCGCACTCGCCACCGGCATGGAGATCATCCCGGCGGACATCTTGTCCTGCACGCCGGCGAGCGCCACCGGATCGATCAGCCCGGAGTCCCCCAGCAGCGCATCGAAATCGACAGGCGCCTTCGGATCGAGCTGAACGGCGTGCTCGTCCGGGTCCAGCTTTTCGCCGTGGCCCACGATCTGCACGTCGCCCACGGGGTTGGCCCCGGCCACGATGAGCAGCGAGAGTTCATCATCCACACTGGTCTTCACGGACCGGCGGAGCGCGTTGAGCCGGCGACCTTCCGGCAGCAGCCCGGTGAAATACGGCGGAGCCGCCCCCGCCGCGGACAGCACGGGCCCCGTGGACAGCGGCAGGGAACTCGCGACGGCGGGGCCGCCGGCTGCCAGATAGGGCGGCAGATAGCTGAACCGGGTTCCGCCGCCGTGACGTTCCAGCTTCGCGGCGAGAACACCTCTCTTGTACACATCTGCGATGCGGTGCTTCACGGCTGGGTGTCCGTCTCCTGGACAGCCGGGGCCTGACCGGGCACGACTTGACCGGAAAGGGCGAGTGCCGCGGCGCTGGACCTGGTGGCCAGGTGCAGCTCGAGTCCCAGCGTTTCCAGCACGGCCATCAGGGAATCCAGCTGGACGCTTGGCTTGCCCTGCTCCACAAAACGGACGAAGCGCTCCGAGACTCCGGCCATGTCCGCAAGGTCCTGCTGGCTCAATCGCAGGGACGCCCGGCGCGCGCGGACTTCCGCGGCAAGCTGTTCCACGAATGAATCCGCCATGGGCCCTCCCTAAACAGGAACGATCGTACCGTTTTGGCCGATGGACCAGTCTATTTCGCCTGACTCCGCTTGCATAGGGCGATTCCGGTACGAACGTACCGCTCTGCGACGGTTCGTGCCGCTCCGGGGTAAATCCGCGCCTCAACATCCACATTCGGCACGTTCGTACCGATGCGGTCACAGAATCCCAAGCTGCCGCAAAAGATGCGGTTTGACACCACAGTGTGACCCGTGCCATATTTCTAAGGTGAACCTGTCAGACAGCCGGACAGTAGGACAGCCTGCTGCCACCGGTACCAGCCAGCCTCTGCCTCGACTCAGCGCAGCAGAGGCGGTCTTCAACGTCATCCGCGGCGAGATCGAAACCGGAAAGGTGGACGTCGGCGCCAAACTCAGTTCCGAAGCCACACTTGCCCAGCAGTACGGCGTGAGCCGCTCGGTGGTCCGCGAGGCCCTCCGCTCCTGTACCGCGCTGGGTCTGACCACTACCAAAACAGGCAAAGGCACCTTTGTAGTGGCCAACCGCGTGGCAAAGGACCTGGTCCTGGGGCAATACTCGGCCCTGGACCTCACCGAGGCCCGCCCGCACATCGAGGTTCCTGCAGCCGGGCTCGCCGCACAGCGCCGCACCGCCGAAGAACTCGAGAGCCTGCGCGATATCGTCGCGGCCATGGCAGCCGAGGGCGATCCCCAGGCCTGGGTCAGCCTGGACTCGAGCTTCCACGCCGCGATAGCCCGGGCCAGCGGCAACAAGGTATTCGAAAGCGTGGTGGCGGACATCCGCGAAGCCCTCGCCCACCAGTCCGAAACACTGAACATGGTGGCCGACCGCCAACACGCTTCGGACCACGAACACCAGCTCATCCTCCAGGCCATCGAGGCCGGATCAGCGGAACAGGCCGGCGCCGCCATGAGTGCACACCTGCGCGCCGTCGGAGCCGCCCTCAACTCGATCCTCGATAAGTGACCACCAACCCCAAGGATGCAATGCCCGCTCCCATTCTCATGGCAGGCCAATCAGCAGCACGCCACGCATCACCTTGTATCCCTGTCCTTCCGCAACATGTTCCGCTCGCGATCCAGACCCGCGACGGCCTTGTGGAAAGCGTCCACTACGGCTCACTGATCGCAACAGCCCCGGCACCTGCCGGCGGCCACACTCTCCTGGCTGCAGGCGATTCTCTGGCGCCGTTCTATCCGCGGTCCTCGCTGAAGCCGCTGCAGGCGGTGGCCATGGTGCGGGCCGGGCTGGACCTTCCCGCCGAGCTCCTGGCCCTCACCGCCGCCAGCCACTCGGGAGCCGCCAGACACCTCGACGGCGCCGAACGGATCCTGCGGCTGCATGGCCTGACCGCAGCAGTACTGGAAAACAGCACCGACCTCCCCTACGGTGTCCGCGAGCGCGAAGAATGGCTCCGCGGCGGCGGAACGCCCACCCGGCTCACCCAGAACTGTTCCGGCAAGCACGCCTCCATGGCCGCCACCTGCGTCATCAACGGCTGGCCCGTACGAGGCTATTTGTACCCCGAACACCCGCTGCAGCAGCTCGTTGCGGAGACCATCAGGGAACTGACCGGCGAGGAACCAACGCAGACCAGTACCGATGGCTGCGGCACCCCGCTCTTCGCCCTCACCCTGCGCGGCATGGCCCGCGCCTTCGGCCGCCTCGCCGCTGCCACAACGGACAGCACCTCCGGCCGCGGTGGGCTCAGCGAACACAGTCCGGAAGCCGCCGTCGCGCATGCCATGCGCCAGCATCCCCAGATGGTGGCGGGCGAAGGCCGGGACGTCACCGAACTGATGCGCCTGATGCCCGGGCTACTGGCCAAGGACGGCTTTGAAGGAGTCCAGCTGGTCGGGCTGCCGGACGGCCGCGCCATTGCGGTGAAAATTTCCGACGGCGGAGACCGGGCCCGCATGCCCGTCACCGTCGGCGTGCTGGAGGCAATCGGTGTGGACACGGCGCCCCTTGCCGGTATCGCATCGGTCCCGGTGCTGGGCGGAGGCAGAGCTATTGGCCTGCTGCAGGCCATGGATTTTCGCTCCGCGAGCCAGACTTTCACTTCCCAGGACCAGGATTGAGGACCACCATGAACGCCGTTAAAACCCACCCGGGTGTCCGCTCCGAACACGACCTCCTGGGCGATCGGGACGTTCCCGCCCACGCCTACTGGGGCGTGCACACGCTCCGCGCCGTGGAGAACTTCCCCATCACCGGCCAGCCGCTCTCCTCCAACATGTACCTGGTCCGCGGCCTGGCCGCCGTGAAACTGGCAGCTGCCCGGACCAACCATGAGCTGGGCCTCCTGGACGCCGAGCGCGCCCGGGCCATCGAGGAAGCCTGCGCCGACGTCATGAACGGCGAGCTCAGCGAGCAGTTCGTGGTGGACGTGATCCAGGGCGGCGCGGGGACGTCGTCGAACATGAACGCCAACGAGGTCATCGCCAACCGGGCCCTGGAAATCCTGGGGCACGCCAAGGGGGATTATGCGCGGCTGCACCCCAACGACCACGTGAACCTCAGCCAGTCCACCAACGACGTCTACCCCACGGCCGTCAAACTGGGAACCATCTTTGCCGCCCGGGAACTACTGGAAGCACTCACCGAGCTGGAAGACGCCTTCGCCGCCAAGGCGATGGAGTTCCGCACCGTGGTGAAGATGGGGCGCACGCAGCTGCAGGACGCCGTTCCCATGACCCTGGGCCAGGAATTCGGCAGCTACGCCGTCACCATCGGCGAGGACCGGCTGCGGCTTGCCGAAGCGGACCTCCTGATCCATGAAATCAACCTCGGCGCCACCGCGATCGGCACCGGGCTGAACGCCCCGGCCGGCTACGCCGAGGCGGCCTGCCGGCACCTGGCCGAAATCACCGGGCTCCCGCTGGTCACGGCCGTGGACCTCATCGAAGCGACCCAGGACGTCGGCGCGTTCGTGCACCTCTCCGGCGTGCTCAAGCGCGTGGCCGTGAAGCTTTCCAAAATCTGCAACGACCTCCGGCTACTCTCCTCCGGACCCCGGGCCGGCTTCGGCGAAATCAACCTGCCTGCGGTGCAGTCCGGCTCCTCCATCATGCCCGGCAAGATCAACCCGGTGATCCCGGAAGTCGTCAGCCAGGTGGCCTACGAGGTCATCGGCAACGACGTCACCATCACCATGGCCGCCGAAGCCGGACAGCTTCAGCTCAACGCCTTCGAACCGATCATCGTCCACAGCCTCCACAAGAGCATCTCCCACCTGGAAGCAGCCTGCCGCACCCTCACGGCACGCTGTGTCCGGGGCATCACGGCCAACACCGAACACCTCCGGCTCACGGTGCAACAGTCAATCGGCCTGGTTACAGCCCTCAACCCCCACATTGGCTACGCCACCGCAACCGCCATCGCCCAGGAAGCCCTCGCCACCGGCAAAGGAGTGGCCGAACTGGTGCTTGAACACGGGCTGCTCACTGCCGAGCAGCTTGACGAACTCCTCAGCCCCGAACGTCTGGCCAACCTCAGCAAGTAACCACCCCTCCCCGGCACCCCATCAAAGGATTCCCATGTCTCACCCCGAACAGGCCGCGGCAACGAAGCCGACCCTCACGGACCACAGCATCCCCGTCCATTCCCATGCAACGGAAACCACCCTCCATGCCGAGGACGAGGGCTACCACAAGGGCCTCAAACCCCGCCAGATCCAGATGATCGCGATCGGCGGGGCCATCGGCACCGGCCTGTTCATGGGCGCCGGCGGACGGCTGGCCAGCGCAGGGCCCGCATTGATCCTGACCTACGCAGTCTGCGGCTTCTTTGCCTTCCTGATCCTCCGGGCGCTGGGCGAACTCGTCATGCACCGCCCGTCGTCGGGTTCGTTCGTTTCCTACGCCCGCGAGTTCTACGGTGAGAAGGCTGCGTTCGCCACCGGCTGGCTGTACTGGCTG
This genomic interval from Micrococcaceae bacterium Sec5.7 contains the following:
- a CDS encoding uracil-DNA glycosylase, giving the protein MTIDWDEKKALLQEPNIAAVTQLCDELMEKKPGSTVPYIDPVHDEDECRIISLQVSPGKGTESGFVSHNNDDEAAHRATSIYELAELDPRYVMPWNAYPWVRDPELPSALNVQEKTDGLRPFRQFLKINRRVSAVIAHGTDAAAFLTLFEKTYHSSLKNHGIKIYKASALGGRAFAVSANKQEELLSKSVDVYKDAMQRAGIQHL
- a CDS encoding HipA domain-containing protein yields the protein MKHRIADVYKRGVLAAKLERHGGGTRFSYLPPYLAAGGPAVASSLPLSTGPVLSAAGAAPPYFTGLLPEGRRLNALRRSVKTSVDDELSLLIVAGANPVGDVQIVGHGEKLDPDEHAVQLDPKAPVDFDALLGDSGLIDPVALAGVQDKMSAGMISMPVASAGRRFILKLNAPEFPHVVENEFAMFRYAARLRIPLSRVQLIRDVAGRPGLLVERFDRVPVPKNAPSGAGGAGGAPDAVQRLAVEDGAQVLGLYPADKYNVGYGQVCHALAEYCAAPLPALRNLAIQAAFAWLSGNGDLHAKNVSMVQQPSGEWGIAPVYDIPSTVVYGDKTLALTLDGKRSGISRKHFLAWAAGLGLTGRSAEQAVELALKASGPLIADLEAGTVFAVAGRHLTLTASTPTPSTHDGGGSLFPDMVTRAWVKELKHRRRLLVG
- a CDS encoding helix-turn-helix transcriptional regulator; the protein is MADSFVEQLAAEVRARRASLRLSQQDLADMAGVSERFVRFVEQGKPSVQLDSLMAVLETLGLELHLATRSSAAALALSGQVVPGQAPAVQETDTQP
- a CDS encoding FCD domain-containing protein, coding for MNLSDSRTVGQPAATGTSQPLPRLSAAEAVFNVIRGEIETGKVDVGAKLSSEATLAQQYGVSRSVVREALRSCTALGLTTTKTGKGTFVVANRVAKDLVLGQYSALDLTEARPHIEVPAAGLAAQRRTAEELESLRDIVAAMAAEGDPQAWVSLDSSFHAAIARASGNKVFESVVADIREALAHQSETLNMVADRQHASDHEHQLILQAIEAGSAEQAGAAMSAHLRAVGAALNSILDK
- a CDS encoding asparaginase, with amino-acid sequence MPAPILMAGQSAARHASPCIPVLPQHVPLAIQTRDGLVESVHYGSLIATAPAPAGGHTLLAAGDSLAPFYPRSSLKPLQAVAMVRAGLDLPAELLALTAASHSGAARHLDGAERILRLHGLTAAVLENSTDLPYGVREREEWLRGGGTPTRLTQNCSGKHASMAATCVINGWPVRGYLYPEHPLQQLVAETIRELTGEEPTQTSTDGCGTPLFALTLRGMARAFGRLAAATTDSTSGRGGLSEHSPEAAVAHAMRQHPQMVAGEGRDVTELMRLMPGLLAKDGFEGVQLVGLPDGRAIAVKISDGGDRARMPVTVGVLEAIGVDTAPLAGIASVPVLGGGRAIGLLQAMDFRSASQTFTSQDQD
- a CDS encoding aspartate ammonia-lyase produces the protein MNAVKTHPGVRSEHDLLGDRDVPAHAYWGVHTLRAVENFPITGQPLSSNMYLVRGLAAVKLAAARTNHELGLLDAERARAIEEACADVMNGELSEQFVVDVIQGGAGTSSNMNANEVIANRALEILGHAKGDYARLHPNDHVNLSQSTNDVYPTAVKLGTIFAARELLEALTELEDAFAAKAMEFRTVVKMGRTQLQDAVPMTLGQEFGSYAVTIGEDRLRLAEADLLIHEINLGATAIGTGLNAPAGYAEAACRHLAEITGLPLVTAVDLIEATQDVGAFVHLSGVLKRVAVKLSKICNDLRLLSSGPRAGFGEINLPAVQSGSSIMPGKINPVIPEVVSQVAYEVIGNDVTITMAAEAGQLQLNAFEPIIVHSLHKSISHLEAACRTLTARCVRGITANTEHLRLTVQQSIGLVTALNPHIGYATATAIAQEALATGKGVAELVLEHGLLTAEQLDELLSPERLANLSK